In Cloacibacillus sp. An23, the following are encoded in one genomic region:
- the tssB gene encoding type VI secretion system contractile sheath small subunit: protein MPNEGSASPKERVNIVYRPATGDVQEDIELPLKLMVLGDFTLRKDDTMLEDRKPISVDKDNFDKVMQSQGLSLQLQVPNKLGDDPDATLSADLKFKTLKDFGPDAIVEMVPELAKLMQLREALKALKGPLSNVPNFRKKLQDLVNDEKARDALLQELGIDGEEEK from the coding sequence ATGCCTAACGAGGGAAGCGCGTCGCCGAAGGAACGGGTAAATATCGTTTACAGGCCGGCTACAGGCGACGTCCAGGAAGATATCGAGCTGCCTCTTAAGCTGATGGTGCTGGGGGATTTCACTCTGCGCAAGGACGACACTATGCTTGAGGACCGCAAGCCGATCAGCGTTGATAAGGATAATTTTGACAAGGTGATGCAGAGCCAGGGGCTCTCGCTGCAGCTTCAGGTGCCGAACAAGCTCGGCGACGACCCCGACGCGACGCTGTCAGCCGACCTTAAATTCAAAACGCTGAAGGACTTCGGCCCCGACGCCATAGTCGAGATGGTGCCCGAGCTCGCGAAGCTGATGCAGCTGCGCGAGGCGCTGAAGGCTCTCAAGGGGCCGCTGTCGAACGTCCCCAATTTCCGCAAGAAGCTTCAGGACCTTGTAAACGACGAAAAGGCCCGCGACGCTTTGCTGCAGGAGCTCGGCATAGACGGAGAGGAGGAGAAGTAG
- a CDS encoding MFS transporter, translating into MQRNTKYKYLMSLGHFCSDINQGALSAVLPFLIAAYGYSYATAASLVMISNLVGSAVQPLIGYVSDKRNTAWAIPIGMLMAGGGIALTGFTSSFFGLCCAVVLSGTGVSLFHPQAVKFVNYASGQHDKARSIGIFSFGGSLGFSLGPLIVSTAILTFGMRGTGVFLVMEIIACALFFSQYGSLTELGASRGRASSGAAARGADDWGAFARLCLVIFGRSIMMCGMNTFLALYWIHELGQTESAGSAALSVYYAMGAACTLIGGRLADRFGCRRMIRLSLSVYIPAILLLASTRSVYLAGALMLPIVASLYFSYSPMVVLGQQYLPNHVGFASGVTLGLAISIGGLTVPLLGMLADSFGLRASFFAMAAVAIIPLIGSFFLRPARGAESE; encoded by the coding sequence TTGCAGCGCAATACGAAGTATAAGTATCTGATGTCGCTCGGGCACTTTTGCTCGGATATAAATCAGGGGGCGCTCTCCGCCGTGCTTCCGTTCCTCATTGCGGCCTACGGCTACAGCTACGCGACGGCGGCCTCGCTCGTCATGATATCGAACCTGGTCGGCTCGGCCGTACAGCCGCTCATCGGCTACGTCTCCGACAAGCGCAACACCGCGTGGGCCATCCCTATAGGCATGCTTATGGCCGGCGGCGGCATCGCGCTGACCGGCTTCACCTCGAGCTTCTTCGGGCTGTGCTGCGCCGTCGTCCTAAGCGGCACAGGCGTCTCGCTCTTCCACCCGCAGGCCGTGAAATTTGTAAACTACGCTTCCGGTCAGCACGACAAAGCCCGCAGCATCGGCATTTTCTCATTCGGCGGCAGCCTCGGCTTCTCGCTTGGGCCGCTGATAGTCTCGACCGCGATACTGACATTCGGGATGCGCGGCACCGGCGTGTTCCTCGTGATGGAGATAATCGCATGCGCGCTCTTCTTCTCGCAGTACGGCAGCCTGACGGAGCTCGGTGCGAGCAGGGGCAGGGCCTCCTCGGGCGCCGCGGCGCGCGGAGCGGACGACTGGGGAGCCTTCGCGCGCCTCTGTCTCGTGATATTCGGACGCTCGATAATGATGTGCGGCATGAATACCTTCCTGGCGCTCTACTGGATACACGAGCTGGGCCAGACGGAATCTGCGGGCAGCGCTGCGCTCAGCGTATACTACGCTATGGGCGCGGCCTGCACTCTGATCGGCGGCAGGCTCGCCGACCGCTTCGGCTGCCGCAGGATGATACGGCTGAGCCTCTCCGTCTACATCCCGGCGATACTGCTGCTCGCCTCGACGCGCAGCGTATATCTCGCGGGCGCGCTCATGCTTCCGATAGTCGCATCTCTCTACTTCTCATACAGCCCGATGGTCGTCCTCGGGCAGCAGTATCTTCCGAACCACGTCGGCTTCGCTTCCGGCGTGACGCTCGGGCTTGCGATAAGCATCGGCGGGCTGACGGTGCCGCTGCTCGGGATGCTCGCCGACAGCTTCGGGCTTAGGGCTTCGTTCTTCGCTATGGCGGCGGTCGCCATTATACCGCTGATAGGCTCTTTCTTTCTCCGCCCGGCGCGCGGCGCGGAATCGGAATAA
- a CDS encoding GNAT family N-acetyltransferase — protein sequence MKIREAAPRDIPQIMRLYRQIIARLYELAPLYRTNEEQDESFIKDTITSDKSDILIAEEEGAALGFALLQSRESAKLAGVAQRRYAFLMDICVDEKLRGRGVGSALLAACEEWARGRGLEYMELNVLEANAAARRLYERAGYAKTVSVMRRELEANGGGKSGR from the coding sequence ATGAAAATACGTGAAGCCGCGCCGCGCGACATTCCGCAGATAATGCGGCTCTACCGTCAGATAATAGCGCGCCTTTACGAACTTGCGCCGCTCTACCGCACGAACGAGGAACAGGACGAAAGTTTTATAAAAGATACTATAACTTCCGACAAATCCGATATTCTGATAGCCGAAGAGGAGGGCGCGGCTCTCGGCTTCGCTCTGCTCCAGAGCCGCGAGTCCGCGAAACTAGCGGGCGTCGCGCAAAGGCGTTACGCCTTCCTCATGGACATATGCGTAGACGAAAAGCTGCGCGGGCGCGGCGTAGGAAGCGCGTTGCTCGCGGCCTGCGAAGAGTGGGCGCGCGGGCGCGGGCTCGAATACATGGAGCTGAACGTGCTCGAGGCCAACGCCGCCGCGCGCCGCCTCTACGAACGCGCGGGCTACGCGAAGACCGTCTCCGTCATGCGCCGCGAGCTTGAAGCGAATGGCGGCGGCAAATCAGGACGATGA
- the gpt gene encoding xanthine phosphoribosyltransferase, which yields MSGTSSRYRKNYPVSWEQLQRDCRALAWKLLDVRSDWSRIVAVARGGLVPAAVIARELNIRLVDTVCISSYTMRDQAASADILKRPDLAHVDETWLVIDDLVDTGKTAKIVRGMFGAAHFATVYAKPAGRALVDSFITEVSQDTWVLFPWDAAAAADFVPPIADIRREMPRD from the coding sequence ATGTCGGGTACATCGTCGAGATACCGCAAAAATTACCCCGTGTCGTGGGAGCAGCTTCAGCGCGACTGCCGCGCGCTTGCGTGGAAGCTGCTGGACGTGCGCTCAGACTGGAGCCGCATCGTCGCGGTCGCGCGCGGCGGCCTCGTCCCCGCCGCCGTCATAGCGCGCGAGCTGAACATACGGCTCGTGGATACGGTCTGCATTTCAAGCTACACGATGCGCGACCAGGCCGCGTCGGCTGATATTCTGAAACGTCCCGACCTGGCGCATGTGGACGAAACGTGGCTCGTGATAGACGACCTCGTGGACACGGGCAAGACGGCGAAGATAGTCCGCGGAATGTTCGGAGCGGCGCACTTCGCGACCGTCTACGCGAAACCGGCCGGCCGCGCGCTCGTAGACAGCTTCATCACCGAGGTCAGCCAGGACACGTGGGTTCTCTTCCCCTGGGACGCGGCGGCCGCGGCTGACTTCGTGCCGCCCATCGCGGACATCAGGCGCGAAATGCCGCGCGATTAG
- a CDS encoding ComEC/Rec2 family competence protein, with the protein MKFKLNKLAFFLLAAIASLALFLSPSEAAKAAQLRYYALDVGQGDCSLFVLPGGETIVFDAGTRKNAKKTVNYLKSCGVRKIDLLVATHPHEDHIGGMKELLAKIPVKKIWDSGYNHGSKIQRDFYQTIKDKKIPFGRPKRGYSTKMGGVKLDVLAPAKTLKGTDSDANNNGLIVLVTYGEVSFLMMGDAQKEEQETIAPMPRAAVLKAAHHGARNGTDAVLLREVSPDIIILSYARGNSYGHPHKEVVSAVRKAGILRFDTADGPVKLRTDGKSVTFERKRVVK; encoded by the coding sequence ATGAAATTCAAATTAAACAAATTAGCGTTTTTCCTGCTCGCGGCGATAGCTTCGCTGGCGCTCTTTCTCTCTCCGTCCGAGGCGGCGAAGGCCGCTCAGCTCCGGTACTACGCTCTCGACGTCGGGCAGGGGGATTGCTCGCTGTTCGTGCTGCCTGGCGGGGAGACGATAGTCTTCGACGCGGGAACGCGCAAGAATGCGAAGAAGACCGTGAATTATCTCAAATCGTGCGGCGTGCGCAAAATCGACCTGCTCGTCGCGACTCATCCGCACGAGGACCACATCGGAGGGATGAAGGAGCTTCTCGCGAAGATTCCGGTAAAAAAGATATGGGACTCCGGCTACAACCACGGCTCTAAGATCCAGCGCGATTTCTATCAGACGATAAAAGATAAGAAAATTCCGTTCGGGCGGCCGAAACGCGGTTATTCGACGAAGATGGGCGGCGTGAAGCTCGACGTGTTAGCCCCGGCGAAGACGCTCAAGGGGACCGACAGCGACGCGAACAACAACGGGCTGATCGTTCTCGTAACATACGGCGAGGTCTCGTTCCTTATGATGGGCGACGCGCAGAAGGAGGAACAGGAGACGATAGCGCCCATGCCGCGCGCGGCTGTGCTTAAGGCCGCCCACCACGGCGCGCGCAACGGGACGGACGCCGTTCTTCTGCGCGAGGTCTCGCCGGATATAATCATACTCAGCTACGCGCGCGGCAACAGCTACGGACACCCGCACAAAGAGGTCGTGAGCGCTGTGCGCAAAGCCGGAATACTGCGCTTCGACACGGCGGACGGCCCGGTCAAGCTGCGCACCGACGGAAAAAGCGTTACGTTCGAGAGAAAGAGAGTGGTCAAATGA
- a CDS encoding AEC family transporter — MFGFFLVMPLVIIIALGNILRRRGFYSDGDVAALSKTLYWVILPMLLFRTTYISGTEVLSQPNLLIAVNICYVATLAAAWLGAARFAHQGDMRRVAVSVLSDFRSNNIYLGFPVIQLAMGEAGLHLASVYIAVSMAFYQIYSIGGGEVAVTGRITAANLAGIARKLLTNPMLVSCVAGIGAALLSVPVHFVFDETMKLVSGAATAVALLALGGTLDIPEAHRVIEIMRRTWFDILIKLILNPLIMWGALTAFGISGDLARVTVMLSSMPCAVNCFIIAKGMGMDGDYAADLVAATTLLGIISIPAWAYALGIV, encoded by the coding sequence ATGTTCGGATTCTTTCTCGTGATGCCGCTGGTCATCATTATAGCGCTGGGCAACATACTGAGGAGACGCGGCTTCTACAGCGACGGCGACGTCGCGGCGCTTTCTAAGACGCTGTATTGGGTTATCCTTCCGATGCTGCTTTTCCGCACGACATATATTTCAGGGACGGAGGTTCTTTCGCAGCCTAATTTACTTATCGCTGTCAACATATGTTATGTAGCCACCTTAGCCGCGGCGTGGCTGGGGGCCGCGCGCTTCGCTCACCAGGGAGACATGCGCCGCGTCGCAGTCTCCGTGCTCTCCGACTTCCGCTCGAACAACATATACCTCGGCTTCCCCGTCATCCAGCTCGCGATGGGCGAGGCAGGGCTACATCTTGCATCTGTGTATATCGCCGTGAGCATGGCTTTCTACCAAATTTATTCTATCGGTGGAGGCGAGGTAGCCGTGACTGGAAGGATAACGGCGGCAAACCTTGCTGGCATAGCGCGCAAGCTATTAACGAATCCTATGCTCGTTTCCTGCGTCGCAGGCATCGGAGCTGCCCTGCTTTCTGTGCCGGTACATTTTGTCTTTGACGAAACAATGAAGCTTGTCTCAGGAGCCGCGACGGCGGTAGCGCTGCTGGCTCTAGGCGGCACGCTTGATATACCAGAAGCGCATCGTGTTATAGAAATCATGCGTCGCACATGGTTCGACATTCTGATAAAGCTCATTCTTAATCCTCTGATTATGTGGGGTGCGCTCACAGCCTTCGGGATTTCCGGAGACCTCGCGCGCGTCACGGTCATGCTCAGCTCGATGCCATGCGCCGTCAACTGCTTCATAATCGCCAAGGGCATGGGCATGGACGGAGACTACGCTGCGGACCTCGTAGCAGCGACGACTCTTCTCGGCATAATTTCTATTCCGGCTTGGGCTTACGCGCTCGGCATAGTTTAG
- the arcC gene encoding carbamate kinase has protein sequence MMVPHSVNAERDGKATKVVIALGGNALMEAGTPPTAEEQLKVVKKTCENLADISCSGYEMAVVHGNGPQVGRLVLQQEIAAAEQPDQLPAIPFDCCGAMTEGYIGYQIQQSLRDALRNRNRNVPVVTIVTQVIVDADDPAFEKPTKPIGRFYNAEDAKKMAEEKGWTMKEDSGRGWRRVVPSPKPKRIVELDSVKRLWDTTIVVTAGGGGIPVVENMDGSLTGVAAVIDKDLAAERLAEDMETDILLILTEVENVYVNFGKPDQRALSHITVAEAIKYMEEKQFGAGSMEPKVMAAIKFARRFPGKKAIITSLAKAKDALENGAGTVITMA, from the coding sequence ATGATGGTACCACATTCGGTAAATGCGGAGAGAGACGGAAAGGCTACTAAGGTAGTAATAGCGCTCGGCGGCAACGCGCTGATGGAGGCAGGCACGCCTCCGACCGCGGAGGAGCAGCTCAAGGTCGTCAAGAAAACCTGCGAGAACCTAGCGGACATCAGCTGCAGCGGCTATGAGATGGCCGTCGTCCACGGCAACGGCCCACAGGTCGGACGCCTCGTGCTCCAGCAGGAGATAGCGGCGGCGGAGCAGCCCGACCAGCTTCCGGCGATCCCATTCGACTGCTGCGGCGCTATGACCGAGGGCTACATCGGCTACCAGATACAGCAGAGCCTGCGCGACGCGCTCCGCAACAGGAACCGCAACGTCCCGGTCGTCACCATCGTGACTCAGGTAATAGTGGATGCCGACGACCCGGCCTTTGAAAAGCCGACGAAGCCGATCGGACGCTTCTACAACGCCGAGGATGCGAAGAAAATGGCGGAGGAAAAGGGCTGGACGATGAAGGAGGACTCTGGCCGCGGCTGGCGGCGCGTCGTCCCGTCGCCGAAACCCAAGCGCATAGTCGAGCTCGACTCCGTCAAACGCCTCTGGGACACGACGATAGTCGTCACGGCGGGCGGCGGCGGCATCCCCGTCGTTGAGAACATGGACGGCTCGCTGACCGGAGTCGCAGCGGTCATAGACAAGGACCTCGCGGCGGAGCGCCTCGCCGAGGACATGGAGACAGACATTCTGCTCATCCTCACCGAGGTCGAGAACGTCTACGTCAACTTCGGCAAGCCCGACCAGCGCGCGCTCTCGCACATAACCGTCGCCGAGGCCATAAAGTACATGGAAGAAAAACAGTTCGGCGCCGGCAGCATGGAGCCGAAGGTAATGGCGGCGATAAAGTTCGCGCGCCGTTTCCCCGGCAAAAAGGCGATAATCACCTCGCTCGCGAAGGCCAAAGACGCGCTCGAAAACGGAGCCGGAACAGTCATCACGATGGCGTAG
- a CDS encoding L,D-transpeptidase, translated as MIKFRAICVFIAALAASAIFAGACFAAEGGAEIWLDVSKGEHLLRVMSGGGVVESFGIAVGKNKGQKERVGDMRTPEGSFTVEQIQDASWWSHDFGDGRGEIKGAYGPWFIRLATGWRGIGIHGTHDPASIGTDATEGCIRLTNADVAKLKEKYIKIGMRVVIRP; from the coding sequence ATGATTAAATTCCGAGCGATATGCGTATTCATCGCGGCGCTGGCGGCGTCGGCGATTTTTGCCGGCGCGTGTTTCGCTGCGGAGGGCGGCGCCGAGATATGGCTCGACGTTTCAAAGGGAGAACATCTCCTGCGCGTCATGTCCGGCGGCGGCGTAGTGGAGAGTTTCGGAATAGCGGTGGGGAAGAACAAAGGCCAAAAGGAGCGCGTAGGCGATATGCGGACGCCGGAGGGGAGCTTCACGGTCGAGCAGATCCAGGACGCATCGTGGTGGAGCCACGATTTCGGCGACGGCAGGGGAGAGATAAAGGGTGCGTACGGCCCGTGGTTCATCCGGCTTGCGACCGGCTGGCGCGGTATCGGTATCCACGGCACGCACGACCCGGCCTCTATAGGGACGGACGCGACGGAGGGCTGCATCCGCCTCACGAATGCCGACGTCGCGAAGCTGAAGGAGAAATATATAAAAATAGGGATGCGCGTCGTGATAAGGCCGTAG
- a CDS encoding DUF2157 domain-containing protein has protein sequence MIEISKRRYAVVAEMIDVWEGAGVVDAETARRLRGSVSPLPFDWRRTARWLLVLALCCFAVGIAALLQTEWLVALIRRVFGSAPLVKCVFFAALAAVFYAAAYRRRLRRPERVFTNEAVLMLGVLSTASSIAWLGVALGGEDGHFSLLLALAAAVYAVIAVAMGSSLVWIFALFSLGSWLGAETGYVSGWGAYWLGMNYPARFALYGVALVAAQCFMERSPRLACFRRQTLSVGLLFLFVSLWMMSIFGNNGLADGSWRQTGRAELFLWCAVFAAAAGVSLWLGIRSDDMMLRGYGAVFLAVNVYTRFFENFWNAMNKGLFFLILGASLWLLGSKAERIWNAARRGRGSDGAEDGRDD, from the coding sequence ATGATAGAGATTTCAAAGCGGCGCTATGCCGTCGTTGCGGAGATGATAGATGTGTGGGAGGGCGCGGGCGTCGTGGACGCCGAGACGGCGCGGCGGCTGCGCGGCAGTGTGTCGCCGCTTCCGTTCGACTGGCGGCGCACGGCGCGCTGGCTGCTCGTTCTCGCGCTCTGCTGTTTTGCCGTTGGAATCGCGGCGCTGCTTCAGACGGAGTGGCTCGTCGCGCTTATACGGCGTGTTTTCGGGAGCGCGCCTCTCGTGAAGTGCGTCTTTTTCGCCGCGCTTGCGGCTGTTTTTTACGCGGCGGCGTACCGGCGGCGGCTGCGCAGGCCGGAGCGCGTTTTTACGAACGAGGCTGTGCTGATGCTCGGCGTGCTGTCTACGGCTTCGTCGATAGCGTGGCTAGGCGTCGCGCTCGGCGGCGAGGACGGGCATTTTTCTCTGCTGCTGGCGCTGGCGGCTGCGGTTTACGCGGTTATCGCCGTCGCCATGGGCTCATCGCTCGTCTGGATTTTCGCGCTTTTTTCGCTCGGGAGCTGGCTCGGTGCGGAGACGGGGTATGTTTCCGGCTGGGGCGCTTATTGGCTTGGGATGAATTACCCGGCGCGGTTCGCGCTTTACGGCGTCGCGCTCGTAGCTGCGCAGTGTTTTATGGAGCGTTCGCCGCGTTTAGCCTGTTTTCGTCGCCAGACGCTTTCAGTTGGGCTTTTGTTCCTTTTCGTCAGTTTGTGGATGATGTCGATTTTCGGGAATAACGGGCTGGCGGACGGGAGCTGGCGTCAGACAGGACGCGCGGAGCTTTTTCTCTGGTGCGCCGTTTTCGCGGCGGCGGCGGGCGTTTCGCTGTGGCTCGGCATCAGGAGCGACGACATGATGCTGCGCGGCTACGGCGCGGTTTTTCTCGCCGTCAACGTCTATACGCGCTTTTTTGAGAATTTCTGGAACGCTATGAACAAGGGGCTTTTCTTCCTTATTTTGGGGGCGAGCCTGTGGCTTCTCGGCTCGAAGGCGGAGCGTATATGGAACGCCGCGCGGCGTGGGCGAGGGTCGGACGGCGCGGAGGACGGCCGAGATGATTAA